The following is a genomic window from Collimonas fungivorans Ter331.
GGTAAAGCACAGGGCCGGCGCGAAGCCCAGGATGTTGTCGCCAAAGGCGCGGAACACCAGGCCGTGTTTGTAGGCAGCCTGGAAGATCCTGTCGTGCAGTTTCAGCTCGGGGGCGAAACGCGCCTTGCTACCCTTGTCGGCCACCAATTCAAGCGCGCCCAGGAGGCCGCGGCTGCGCGCATCGCCCACCAGCGGATGGGAAAGCAGGGCGCGCAGCCCAGCGGCGAAATGCGGTTCCATCGCTCGGCCGTTCTCCAGCAAGCCACCTTCTTCGTACAAGCGCAGCACCTCCAGTGCGACGGCGGCGCTGACCGGATGGGCAGAATACGTCTGGCCATGGCCGACCACGGTGGCCAGCGGCGCTCCATCGGCGATGCCCCGGTAGACGCGATCCGACATCATCACGGCGCCCATAGGTGCATAGCCGGCAGTCAGACCTTTGGCCATGGTCATCAGATCCGGCTGCACATCTTCATCCAGGCAGGCGAACATGGGGCCGGTGCGGCCGAAACCGGTGATGACTTCATCGACCACGAACAGGACGTCGAGCTCGTTGCAGGCCTGCTGCATGGCCTTCAACCAGCCCCTGGGCGGCACGATCACGCCGCCCGAGCCTTGGACCGGTTCGCAGAAGAAAGCCGCCACCTGGTCCGAGCCCAGCTCGGCCACTTTGTCGCGCAGCGCGTGCACCGAGGCGGCGATGATGGCGGCATCGTCTGGCAGTTCGCTGCGATAGGGATAGGGCGAGGGAATGTAATGCTGGGTCGGCAGCGGCAGGTCGAAGTTGAAATGGAAGTTGGGCAGCGCCGTCAGGCCGGCGCCTACCGACGAGGAACCGTGGTAGCCGCGTTGAAGGGAGATGAAATGTTTCTTGGCCGGTTTGCCGATGGAATTGTGGTAGTGCGTGATGTAGCGGATGGCGGCATCGACCGCGTCCGACCCGCCCAGCGTGAAATAGACATGCTGGAGCGAAGCGGGGCTAATGTCCACCAGCTTCTTGGCCAGCAGGATGGCCGGTTCGGAGGCGAAGTGGAAATAGCCGGTGGCATAGGGCAGGCGCTGCATCTGCTCGGTCGCGGCACGGACCACGCTTTCCTGGCCGTAGCCGGTGTTGACACACCACAGGCCCGAGAAGGCGTCCAGCAATTCCTTGTCATGATGGTCGGTCAAATAGGCGCCGCGACCGGACTTGAGGATGATCGGGCCGAGCTCTTCGTGCTCGCGGAAGCTGGCGACGGGATGGATCAGGTGGCTGCGGTCAAGGGCAGCCAGGGTCGATGTTTGCATAGAGGAGGACTCGCTGACGATGGCGTTGAACAAGGTCGCCCGCGCGGGCGGGACAACCGGCATGGACTCAATGCTATCCCTCGTTGATCGCGGCATTTGCGCAAGATGGGGGTCCCAAAAAGCATCTTGATGCGATTTGCGGGCGGCCGTAGCATTTTCTGCGGCGCCCGCGGCGGGATCCGCATGCACCCTCACCCTTAGCCCAGCGCCTGGTTAACGATGGAAAACAGCTGCATGCCTGGATCCTTTTGTGGCGGCGGTCCCTTGCGCATGAGGGTGACGCGGTCCACGCAGGTCATTCCCAGTTTGTCGAACCAGTGCGGCAATCCGGAGGAGGCGAAGACATCGATGCGGATGAAGGAATCCGAATAGGTATTGATCCAGTGTGCGATCAATCCCTTGGCGCGCTCGGCGTCGGGCGCGACCACCGGACCGATCACGCGGCCATGGCCGAAGCGCCTCACCAGCGCAAAACCCAGCATCTCGCCATCGCGATCCAGCGCTACCGCATCGGACATCTCCAGCAGCGCCGCCAGCAACTTGCTGCGATCCATGCCTGTGGCTTGCGCATCCAGCGCCAGGAGGGTCGGCACATCGCTCTTGCCCATCGGCCGCACGCGCTCACCGGGCGGCAGCGCCACCAGCTCCGGTTTCGCCGAGGCCCCCTGGAACTGATACAAAACATCCTCCTGCACAAAGCCCAATTGTTTGTACAAGGGCATGCCGGCCGCGGTGGCGTTGACCATCAGGCTGCGACCGTTGACTTGGCGGGCGACATGTTGCATGAGCCGTCGTCCCAGACCGCGCCGCTGCAATTCGGCCTGCACCAGCAGCATGCCGATGACCGCGTGAGCCTTGCCGAAGCAGGTGCAAACGACCGACCCGACCACCCGCAGCGCTGCATCCGGCTCCGGGTTTTCCAGCAAATAGCCCTGGCCCATCTGCAGCAGGAAGTGCCAATCTTCCGGCCGGTGCGGCCACTTGAACAGCAGCGAGAGCCGGTGGCAAGCGCCCAGGTCATCCTGTTCCATGGGCCTGAGAGTCAGCGCCGGCGTCGGCGTTGGTGCAGATGATGAGGAGGAGGGCGACGGCGCTGGCATGATGGTTCCTGTTCAATTCGTTCCGTGTTGTGTCGGACTGCGTCAGAGCTGGCCCTGGCAGACATACTTGGTGTGCAGATAGTCGTCCAGGCCATGTACCGAGCCTTCGCGGCCATAGCCCGATTCCTTGACGCCGCCGAAGGGAGCGGCCTCGGCCGCCAGCGCGCCTTCGTTGATGCCGACGATGCCGCTTTCCAGCGCGTCGGTGACGCGGTGGACGCGGCGCATATCGGTTGAATAAAAATACGCCGCCAGTCCGAACGGTGTGGCATTTGCCGCCGCGATCGCTTCTTCTTCGGTGGCGAAGCGGGTTACCGCTGCTATCGGTCCGAAGGTTTCCTCGCCGCTGCACAACATGTCCGGGCCGACATTGGACAATACGGTAGGCGCATAGTAATTGTCGCTGGCATAACCCTCGCCCTGCAGGCGCTGGCCGCCGGTGATGATCTTCGCACCGCGCTCGACTGCATCGCGCACGTGCCGGTCAATTTTGGCGATGGCGCGCGCATTGATCATCGGACCAATCTGCGAGGATGGGTCGGTGGCCGGACCGACTTTGAGGGCCGCTACGCGCGCCCCCAGCTTGGCGACGAAGGCGTCATGCACGCCGTCTTGCACATAGACGCGATTGGGACTGACGCAGGTTTGGCCGCCATTGCGGAACTTGGCCGCCATCACGCCCTCGATGGCAGCATCCAGGTCGGCGTCGTCGAAGACGATGAAGGGCGCGTTGCCTCCCAGTTCCAGCGAGAGCTTCTTGAGCGTGTCGGCGGAGCGGCGCGCCAGATGCTTGCCTACGGCGGTCGAGCCGGTGAAGCTGATCTTGCGCACGCGGCTATCCGCGAGCCAGACATCGACCACCTCCGGCGTGCGTTCACGCGAGGCGGTGACTATGTTGATGACGCCCGCCGGCACGCCCGCCTGCTGCGCCAGGAGCACCAGCGCCAGCGAGGTCAGCGGGGTGTCTTCGGCCGGCTTGCACACCACGGTGCAGCCGGCGGCCAGCGCCGGCGCGATCTTGCGCGCGATCATCGCCGCCGGGAAATTCCACGGCGTGATGGCGGCCACCACACCGACCGGTTCCTTTAGCGCCATCATGCGGCGGCCGGTGACCGGGGCCGGGATGATGTCGCCGTTGGCGCGCGTGGCTTCCTCGGCAAACCATTCGACATAGCTGGCGGCATAGGCGACTTCGCCCTTGCCCTCGGCCAGCGGCTTGCCCTGTTCGCGCGAGATCAGCCGCCCCAGGTCATCCTGGTGCGCGATGAGCAGGTCGTTCCAGCGCTTGAGGATGGCGGCGCGCTGCTTGGCTGGCGTCGCGCGCCAGGCCGGGAAGGCGGCGGCAGCGGCGTCGACGGCGGCACGGGCGTCGGCGGCGTTGCCGTCGGGCACCGTGGCGAACACCTGGCCAGTGGCAGGATCGCTGACCTCCAGGCGGCGGAGATCGCTGGCTTCGGTCCATGCGGCGCCGATCAGTTGCGCGCCGGGCATCAGGTGGGGATGTTGCAGTTCCAGGATGGTCATGGCAAAAGTAGATGTCAAAGTGAGAAGTGGTTTGCGCCTTTGGCGACATGGAAGGCAATAGCTTCACCCAGCTCGGTGGTCGAGGCGTCGCCGCCAAGGTCGGGCGTGCGCGGACCGCTCTTGAGAACGTCCTCGATCGCCGCGACGATGGCGTCATGGGCGGCGCGGCCGGCTCCCTGGCCTGCCGTGAGGAAGTCCAGCATGAGAGCGCCGGACCAGATCATGGCGATGGGGTTGGCGATGTTCTTGCCATAGATGTCAGGCGCCGATCCGTGCACCGGTTCGAACAGGGACGGGAAGCGGCGATCCGGGTTGAGGTTGGCCGAGGGCGCCAAGCCGATGGTGCCGGTGGTGGCCGGTCCCAGGTCGGACAGGATGTCGCCGAACAGATTGGAGGCGACCACCACATCGAAGCGCGTCGGTTGCAGCACGAAGCGCGCCGACAGGATGTCGATATGCTGCTTGTCCATCGTCACTTCAGGATAGCCTGCGGACATGGCGTCGGCGCGGCCATCCCACCACGGCATGCTGATGGCAATGCCGTTGGACTTGGTGGCCACCGTCAGGTGCTTGCGCGGCCGGTTGTTGGCCAGCTCGAATGCATATTTCAATACCCGGTCGGCGCCGAAGCGGGAGAACACCGATTCCTGGATCACGATTTCGCGCTCGGTGCCAGCGTACATGGTGCCGCCCAGTGAGGTGTATTCGCCTTCGGTGTTTTCGCGCACCACGTAGTAGTCGATGTCGCCCGGCTTGCGATTGGCCAGCGGACAAGGCACGCCTTCGAACAGGCGCACCGGGCGCAGGTTGATGTACTGGTCGAATTCGCGGCGGAACTTCAACAGCGAGCCCCACAGCGAGACATGGTCAGGTACTGTGGCGGGCCAGCCTACCGCGCCGAAGTAAATGGCGTCGCAGCCGGCGAGCTGATCTTTCCAGTCATCCGGCATCATCTGGCCATGGGCGGCGTAATAGTCGCAGCTGGCCCAGTCGATTACCTTCAATTCCAGCTGGATATCGAAGCGCTTCGCGGCGGCCTGCACTACTCTCAGGCCCTCCGGCATGACTTCCTTACCGATGCCGTCGCCGGCGATCAATGCGATGGAAAAACTGTTTTTCATGGCAGGGTCTCGAATTCAATTAACTAAAAGATAATTTCAGGCCAGCTTGTCCTTGAGCTGGTAGTACATGCCGATCAGGGGCAGGAACCATGGCGGTCCAACGTGGCCTGGGATGGCCGGCCAGTCGCGTTCGCGCCAGGGATTGGCGCTGGCGTCGCCGCTCATCGCCGCTGCCATGCATTGGCCCATGTGCACCGACATCTGGGTGCCGTGTCCGCTATAGCCCATCGAATAATACAGACCGTCGCGCTCGCCGGCTTGCGGCAGGCGGTCGCGCGTCATGTCGACCAGACCGCCCCAGCAGTAGTCCAGGTCCACCTTGCCCAGCTGCGGGAAGGTCTGCATCAGGCCCGCACGCAGGATCTCGCCGCTGGCGGCATCGGACTGCGGGCTGGAAATGGCGAAGCGGGCTCGTCCGCCGAAGATCAGGCGATGGTCGGGCGTCATGCGGAAGTAATGGTGGATATTGGCCACCGTCGTGTAGGTACGCTGCTGCGCAAGCAGTGCGGCGGCGCGCTCGGCGCCCAGCGGTGCCGTGGCGACGATGAAGCTGCCGATGGGCACGATACGGCGGCGCAGCCAGCCGAATGTGCTGTAGCTGCCGTGAAGGCTGGCACCGGTGGCCAGCAGCACCTGCTTGGCCAGAATCGTGCCTCTTGCCGTATGGACGCGATGCGCGCGGGTGTCGCCGATGCGCTCCAGCCGGCGCACTTCGGTGCCGGTGTGGATGACCGCGCCATGCTTCTCGGCAGCCAGCGCCAGGCCGTAAGCGAAGCGGCCCATGTGCATCTGCGCGCTGCGTTTGTAGAGCAGGCCGCCATGGAAACGCTCGCTCTGCACCTCGGCGCGCACCTGCGCGGCGTCCAGGACGGCGACGTCGAGATCCACGCCGTCGGCGATGAGGCGCTCGGCGCTGCGCTGCAGGGCCTCCATCTGGCTCGGCCGGGTGGCCAGTTTGAGTTTGCCGTGGCGCCGGAAGTCGCAGGCGATCTGTTCCTGCTCCACCAGCTGCGCAACCGTGTCGACGGCGTCATCATAAGCGTGATACCAGGCACGGGCGCGCTCCACGCCGACCTTGGCCGCGACTTCGGCATAGTCCACCGCCAGGCCGTTGTTGACGTGGCCGCCGTTGCGCCCGGAGGCTTCGGCCGCCACATGCGGACCGGCTTCCAGCACGACCACGCTGGCGCCGCGCTTGGCCAGGGACAATGCGGCTGACAGGCCGGTAAAGCCGCCGCCGACGATGGCCACGTCAACCTGGGCCGGCAATTCACGTGCCGGGGAGATATATACGGGTGCCGAATCGGTCCAGTAGGATTCCAACTTCATGGTGTGAATAACTCGATAAAGTGGGTTAATGAAACCAGGAGTGCCATCGCCGGCATGCTGAAGGCGCATCGACGCAATGCATCATGGGATCCAGCATAAGCTTACGCCGATATGCGTGTGACGCGAACTGCGATGGCGCGGCGGCATGATGTACCGTTGTCAGGCAGGGAATCGGCAGAATGTTTGCCCACCGGCTCCTTCGTACATCTCAGTAGCCTCGCCGGCGGTCGATCAGTCCCAGAAGCGGCATGCCGGCACGATGGCGCCGCAGGTTTTCCAGCACCGCATCGACCGCACCGTCGGGCTGGGTCATGCTGGCGACATGCGGTGTGATGACGATGTCGGGACGGCGCCAGAACGGGTGGCCGGCCGGCAACGGCTCGGTATTGCAGACGTCCAGCACGGCGGCGCTCAGTTGGCCGTCCTGCAGGGCTGCCAGCAGATCGTCCTCGACCAGGTGGCCACCGCGTCCTACATTGATCAGCGTCGCGCCGCGCGGCAATTGCGCGAACAATGCGCGGCACAGGATGCCGCGCGTGTCATCAGTGAGCGGCAGCAGGCAGATCAGCACATCGCTGCGCGCCAGGAAATGATCCAGGCCATCGCAACCGCTATGGCACTCGACGCCATCGATCTGATGCGGTGATCGGCTCCAGCCGGCGCAGGGGAAGCCAAGGCCATGCAATTGCTGCAGCACGGCCCGCCCCAGCATCCCCAGGCCCAGTACGCCGATCCGGCAGGCGCTGGCAGGGCGTACGCGGCGCGCTTGCCATATCTGCTGCTGTTGCTGGCGGGCATAGTGGCGACTGTCACGGTGCAGCCCCAGCACCGCGTGGGTTACATATTGCACCATGCCGGCGGCGATGCCTGGCTCGGTCATGCGCACCACCGCCAGCTCCGGCGGCAGGCCGGACATATCGAACTGGTCGATGCCGGCGCCCACCGAAAACAGGATCTCCAGATTAGGGAAACGCCGGGCGATGTCTTCGGGCGGCGTCCATGCGGCCAGATAACGCACGCTGGCGGGATCGCCTTCATACGGCCACAGGTGGAAGGGCAGTTCCGGCGCCTTCTGGGCGAAGAGCCGGCCCCATTCGGCGCCGCGTTCCAGGTCGGCCTTGTAGAGAAAAGTCATGATGTCGTTTGCGCCGGCGTCAGCCCAGCGCCTGGTTGATGATGGAATAGATTCGCCATTGCGCATCGCCATGGGGCGCGCTGCCACGGCACATGGTCACGACGTTGTCCACGCAGGCGAGGCCGATGTCCTGCAGCCATGGTTTCAGGCCGCTCTTGCCCGGCACGTCGATGCGCAGGAAGGCGCCAGGGCAGGCGTTGACCCAGTGACTGATCAGCGTTTTCGCATCCTCAAGGTCGGCCGCGATCACCGGCCCGATCACGTGGCCGCGCCCGAATGCGCGCAGCATCGCCACGCCCTTGACGCGACCATCCCGTTCCAGTACCGCTACCTCGGCGAACTTGAGCAGCGCCGTCAGCACGGCGCTACGGTCCATGCCGCTGGCGTGACGGTCGAATGCCAGCAAGGCCGGCGCTTCGTCTGCTTGCAGCGGGCGGATGCGGCTGCCTGGCGGCAATGCCGTGCGCGGCGCCTGCGCCGTGGCGCTCTGGTGTTGACTCAGGGTATCGATGGCCTGGAAGCCCAGCTTTTCATATAGAGGCCGGCCGGCCGCCGTGGCATTGAGGATCACGCTACGCCCACCGGCGTCGGCCAGCAGTTGCTGCATCATGGCGCGCCCCAGGCCGCGGCCTTGCAGGGCATCGCTGATGATGACCAGGCCCAGCGTAGCGTGCTCTGGGCCGCAATAACACAGCATGCCGCTGCCCGATGTCTCGGGGGCGGCCCCGGTACGCGTCAGCGTCACTACCCAGCCACGACTGACCGCATGATGGAATTGCCAGTCGGCCAGGCGGTGCGGCCATTTCAGATGCTGACTCAGGCCGTGGCAGGCCTGCAGGTCGGTCTCACGCATGGCGCGCAGTTTGGCCTGGCCGGCCGGCAGTGTCCTTGCAGCTTGCATTGAACGCTTCCTTATATGTCTGTTTACGGGGCCACGGCGCAGCATGGCCGGTTACTAGCAATGATGATGCCTCTTTGGCGCCGCGCAGCGTTTGTTTTCGATGGCGCGAATTCGCAATTTTAT
Proteins encoded in this region:
- a CDS encoding aspartate aminotransferase family protein, with translation MQTSTLAALDRSHLIHPVASFREHEELGPIILKSGRGAYLTDHHDKELLDAFSGLWCVNTGYGQESVVRAATEQMQRLPYATGYFHFASEPAILLAKKLVDISPASLQHVYFTLGGSDAVDAAIRYITHYHNSIGKPAKKHFISLQRGYHGSSSVGAGLTALPNFHFNFDLPLPTQHYIPSPYPYRSELPDDAAIIAASVHALRDKVAELGSDQVAAFFCEPVQGSGGVIVPPRGWLKAMQQACNELDVLFVVDEVITGFGRTGPMFACLDEDVQPDLMTMAKGLTAGYAPMGAVMMSDRVYRGIADGAPLATVVGHGQTYSAHPVSAAVALEVLRLYEEGGLLENGRAMEPHFAAGLRALLSHPLVGDARSRGLLGALELVADKGSKARFAPELKLHDRIFQAAYKHGLVFRAFGDNILGFAPALCFTQADFELMFARLKALLDEVLEQPEVRQALR
- a CDS encoding GNAT family N-acetyltransferase, with the translated sequence MPAPSPSSSSSAPTPTPALTLRPMEQDDLGACHRLSLLFKWPHRPEDWHFLLQMGQGYLLENPEPDAALRVVGSVVCTCFGKAHAVIGMLLVQAELQRRGLGRRLMQHVARQVNGRSLMVNATAAGMPLYKQLGFVQEDVLYQFQGASAKPELVALPPGERVRPMGKSDVPTLLALDAQATGMDRSKLLAALLEMSDAVALDRDGEMLGFALVRRFGHGRVIGPVVAPDAERAKGLIAHWINTYSDSFIRIDVFASSGLPHWFDKLGMTCVDRVTLMRKGPPPQKDPGMQLFSIVNQALG
- a CDS encoding NAD-dependent succinate-semialdehyde dehydrogenase codes for the protein MTILELQHPHLMPGAQLIGAAWTEASDLRRLEVSDPATGQVFATVPDGNAADARAAVDAAAAAFPAWRATPAKQRAAILKRWNDLLIAHQDDLGRLISREQGKPLAEGKGEVAYAASYVEWFAEEATRANGDIIPAPVTGRRMMALKEPVGVVAAITPWNFPAAMIARKIAPALAAGCTVVCKPAEDTPLTSLALVLLAQQAGVPAGVINIVTASRERTPEVVDVWLADSRVRKISFTGSTAVGKHLARRSADTLKKLSLELGGNAPFIVFDDADLDAAIEGVMAAKFRNGGQTCVSPNRVYVQDGVHDAFVAKLGARVAALKVGPATDPSSQIGPMINARAIAKIDRHVRDAVERGAKIITGGQRLQGEGYASDNYYAPTVLSNVGPDMLCSGEETFGPIAAVTRFATEEEAIAAANATPFGLAAYFYSTDMRRVHRVTDALESGIVGINEGALAAEAAPFGGVKESGYGREGSVHGLDDYLHTKYVCQGQL
- a CDS encoding tartrate dehydrogenase, which encodes MKNSFSIALIAGDGIGKEVMPEGLRVVQAAAKRFDIQLELKVIDWASCDYYAAHGQMMPDDWKDQLAGCDAIYFGAVGWPATVPDHVSLWGSLLKFRREFDQYINLRPVRLFEGVPCPLANRKPGDIDYYVVRENTEGEYTSLGGTMYAGTEREIVIQESVFSRFGADRVLKYAFELANNRPRKHLTVATKSNGIAISMPWWDGRADAMSAGYPEVTMDKQHIDILSARFVLQPTRFDVVVASNLFGDILSDLGPATTGTIGLAPSANLNPDRRFPSLFEPVHGSAPDIYGKNIANPIAMIWSGALMLDFLTAGQGAGRAAHDAIVAAIEDVLKSGPRTPDLGGDASTTELGEAIAFHVAKGANHFSL
- a CDS encoding NAD(P)/FAD-dependent oxidoreductase; the encoded protein is MKLESYWTDSAPVYISPARELPAQVDVAIVGGGFTGLSAALSLAKRGASVVVLEAGPHVAAEASGRNGGHVNNGLAVDYAEVAAKVGVERARAWYHAYDDAVDTVAQLVEQEQIACDFRRHGKLKLATRPSQMEALQRSAERLIADGVDLDVAVLDAAQVRAEVQSERFHGGLLYKRSAQMHMGRFAYGLALAAEKHGAVIHTGTEVRRLERIGDTRAHRVHTARGTILAKQVLLATGASLHGSYSTFGWLRRRIVPIGSFIVATAPLGAERAAALLAQQRTYTTVANIHHYFRMTPDHRLIFGGRARFAISSPQSDAASGEILRAGLMQTFPQLGKVDLDYCWGGLVDMTRDRLPQAGERDGLYYSMGYSGHGTQMSVHMGQCMAAAMSGDASANPWRERDWPAIPGHVGPPWFLPLIGMYYQLKDKLA
- a CDS encoding 2-hydroxyacid dehydrogenase; protein product: MTFLYKADLERGAEWGRLFAQKAPELPFHLWPYEGDPASVRYLAAWTPPEDIARRFPNLEILFSVGAGIDQFDMSGLPPELAVVRMTEPGIAAGMVQYVTHAVLGLHRDSRHYARQQQQQIWQARRVRPASACRIGVLGLGMLGRAVLQQLHGLGFPCAGWSRSPHQIDGVECHSGCDGLDHFLARSDVLICLLPLTDDTRGILCRALFAQLPRGATLINVGRGGHLVEDDLLAALQDGQLSAAVLDVCNTEPLPAGHPFWRRPDIVITPHVASMTQPDGAVDAVLENLRRHRAGMPLLGLIDRRRGY
- a CDS encoding GNAT family N-acetyltransferase produces the protein MQAARTLPAGQAKLRAMRETDLQACHGLSQHLKWPHRLADWQFHHAVSRGWVVTLTRTGAAPETSGSGMLCYCGPEHATLGLVIISDALQGRGLGRAMMQQLLADAGGRSVILNATAAGRPLYEKLGFQAIDTLSQHQSATAQAPRTALPPGSRIRPLQADEAPALLAFDRHASGMDRSAVLTALLKFAEVAVLERDGRVKGVAMLRAFGRGHVIGPVIAADLEDAKTLISHWVNACPGAFLRIDVPGKSGLKPWLQDIGLACVDNVVTMCRGSAPHGDAQWRIYSIINQALG